A region from the Aegilops tauschii subsp. strangulata cultivar AL8/78 chromosome 5, Aet v6.0, whole genome shotgun sequence genome encodes:
- the LOC109766014 gene encoding uncharacterized protein isoform X1, whose translation MAAGARVPDLGSDFAQKMLHDLRRRRERLGFSGSPSSAAAASRDACSNSQKPSPSQRPQQAAAAPRSTRPEATTAPRSSHQQQPSTSNAVASAARPRRGRPVAADADARAIVPFQGGSAGDRKTEHAVVASSVDVQMAALALALSDGGKLRNMEVVARNGSVFFRQPDTARPGGGGGYLLPPPPSGGGTGTHAGEVAVGVQDLNDMLMAAYSSGGRRRPDDEARKKLFRGSMDMEEALSMLVMLQDASRYMEGSGSGLKGKENRKSSPATRSARIEEIVDEDSDAEQAKHASMQMVVHDKFQSHQSTDSSSLIQSGSSGSKINSASEGEKDGSKVRMPSVIAKLMGLENLPSSTSTTTKTVAERKGTERFVKPGAVPRMEIKADAMNRKLPIRIIASEKGQHKIVLAGEWKNSLTNFGESEMGAAALSNSSSHPAPGNNSRQGRLTMREVLRKMVAAERGADEKQVADERIIHEDKTAAEEIKLQNSVDVGCRADSGKRMDFLKRFRKNSDNRPVKEEKHTAQVKSAEVEKKQATGMRRLLGRDGEAKSRKAREKVNKENLASAEAKAAGKNGKTDQVKYQGQSKHVDRQSKPRKPQNRREMQSETPSRKLENKKKSPMPEAGHMKKKPEYTVVTHTQQESEEHAKKNDTISSTKPADSVRGEDGMSEPLAMVVRSGTAAGAASLDQPAQNKTEGSGKPADSTHGEDGLSEPLAIVVRDSSTAGEASLDQPLQEVTEGSCDPTPTIPVQTVVMQASEDLKFLDQSAIAEINDERINPTPSESTQIPETFTEEEQHQQQQQQMIVKEQLTEDLKLLDQSAIPETNDESINNTPSEATQMPETFSEEEQQQQQQEQEQQTIVTPEAFTEEEEQQQQMIVREQLTEGSDDHTTASISSEKLQDQKTHVITCDSLTENQLLLMRLLVKDRYLLETAKAIVRVDAPVSFMDDDGAPNWSDKGSDLLSDVAREVTRRKGKRSEAMEEVSVARTANLRLRYLDDLVRELDGDVESLDMSKRKRTQQHGDNRAAENLRRILESDIQNDHPDANSTWDFGWNRVWELPLEKGDVVRDLEKNILGGIITDVARDLIGVSVRHGCCPCVA comes from the exons ATGGCCGCCGGCGCCAGGGTGCCTGACCTCGGCTCCGACTTCGCCCAGAAGATGCTGCACGACCTCCGCCGACGCCGCGAGAGGCTCGGCTTCTCGGGCTCGCCGTCGAGTGCCGCCGCCGCGTCTCGGG ATGCTTGCTCAAATTCTCAGAAACCGTCTCCAAGCCAGAGGCCGCAGCAGGCAGCAGCTGCCCCTCGATCGACTAGACCAGAAGCAACGACGGCACCGAGATCATCA CACCAGCAACAGCCCAGCACCAGCAATGCCGTCGCCAGCGCCGCCAGGCCACGGCGAGGGCGCCCTGTCGCCGCCGACGCCGACGCGCGCGCCATCGTTCCGTTCCAAGGAGGCAGCGCAGGGGACCGCAAGACGGAGCATGCCGTCGTCGCGAGCAGCGTCGACGTGCAGATGGCCGCGCTGGCCCTCGCGCTCAGCGACGGCGGGAAGCTCCGGAACATGGAGGTCGTGGCGCGCAACGGCTCCGTCTTCTTCCGGCAGCCGGACACGGCccgtccgggcggcggcggcggctacctcctgccgccgccgccttccgGAGGAGGTACAGGCACGcacgccggcgaggtggcggtCGGGGTGCAGGACCTGAACGACATGCTCATGGCGGCCTACTCCTCGGGCGGGAGGAGGAGGCCCGACGACGAGGCCCGGAAGAAGCTCTTCAGAGGGTCCATGGACATGGAGGAGGCGCTGAGCATGCTGGTCATGCTCCAGGACGCCTCCAGGTACATGGAAGGGTCGGGGAGCGGGCTCAAGGGCAAGGAGAACCGCAAGAGCTCGCCGGCGACGCGCTCCGCGAGGATCGAGGAGATCGTTGACGAGGATTCAGATGCCGAGCAGGCCAAACATGCTTCCATGCAGATGGTTGTCCACGACAAATTTCAGAGCCATCAGAGTACAGACAGCAGCTCACTCATTCAGTCTGGTTCAAGCGGTTCCAAGATCAACAGTGCTTCTGAAGGTGAAAAGGATGGCTCGAAGGTGAGGATGCCGAGTGTGATCGCCAAGCTGATGGGGCTGGAGAATCTGCCTTCGTCGACGTCGACGACAACGAAGACCGTCGCAGAGCGCAAGGGGACGGAGAGGTTTGTGAAACCTGGAGCTGTGCCAAGAATGGAGATCAAAGCAGATGCGATGAACCGCAAATTGCCGATACGGATCATAGCTTCAGAGAAGGGTCAGCACAAGATTGTGTTGGCAGGGGAGTGGAAGAACAGCCTGACAAACTTTGGAGAGTCTGAAATGGGTGCTGCTGCACTGTCAAACAGTTCATCACACCCTGCACCTGGTAATAATAGCAGGCAAGGAAGGCTAACCATGAGAGAAGTGCTGAGAAAGATGGTGGCAGCAGAGAGAGGAGCCGATGAAAAACAGGTAGCTGATGAGAGGATCATCCATGAGGACAAGACGGCTGCCGAAGAAATCAAACTGCAGAACTCTGTCGACGTCGGGTGCCGCGCCGACTCGGGCAAGAGGATGGATTTTCTGAAAAGATTCAGGAAGAATTCAGACAACAGGCCTGTCAAGGAGGAGAAGCACACTGCTCAGGTCAAGAGTGCAGAAGTTGAAAAGAAGCAGGCCACGGGCATGAGACGGTTGCTGGGGAGAGACGGCGAGGCAAAATCGAGGAAGGCGAGGGAGAAGGTTAACAAGGAGAACCTTGCCAGTGCAGAAGCCAAGGCTGCAGGGAAGAATGGGAAGACAGATCAGGTCAAATATCAAGGACAAAGTAAACATGTAGACAGACAAAGCAAGCCGAGGAAACCGCAGAATCGTCGGGAAATGCAGAGCGAAACGCCTAGTCGGAAGTTGGAAAACAAGAAGAAGTCACCGATGCCAGAAGCAGGGCATATGAAAAAGAAGCCTGAGTATACTGTAGTGACACACACACAACAGGAGAGTGAAGAACATGCAAAAAAGAATGATACTATCAGTTCTACCAAACCAGCAGATAGTGTACGCGGCGAAGACGGTATGTCGGAACCATTGGCAATGGTAGTGAGAAGTGGCACCGCAGCTGGAGCAGCTTCCTTGGACCAACCTGCACAGAATAAAACTGAAGGATCTGGCAAACCAGCAGATAGCACACATGGTGAAGACGGTTTGTCAGAGCCATTGGCAATAGTAGTGAGAGATAGCAGCACAGCTGGAGAAGCTTCCTTGGACCAACCTTTGCAGGAAGTAACTGAAGGAAGTTGTGATCCTACTCCTACAATTCCTGTACAGACTGTTGTTATGCAGGCAAGCGAGGATTTGAAGTTCTTGGATCAGAGTGCAATTGCTGAGATAAAT GATGAAAGGATCAACCCCACACCTAGTGAGAGTACACAGATACCTGAAACATTCACCGAGGAAGAACAacatcaacagcagcagcaacaaatGATAGTGAAAGAGCAACTAACCGAGGATTTGAAGTTATTGGATCAGAGTGCGATTCCTGAGACAAAC GATGAATCGATCAACAACACACCTAGTGAGGCTACACAAATGCCTGAAACATTTTCCGAGGAAgaacaacagcagcaacaacaagaacaagaacaaCAAACGATAGTGACACCGGAAGCATTTACCGAGGAGGAAGAACAGCAGCAACAAATGATAGTGAGAGAGCAACTAACTGAAG GCTCCGACGATCATACCACAGCGTCCATCAGTTCTGAAAAATTGCAGGACCAGAAGACGCATGTCATTACATGCGATTCTTTGACAGAGAACCAGCTCCTGCTCATGAGACTGCTGGTGAAGGATCGGTACTTGCTTGAAACCGCAAAGGCGATCGTCAGAGTCGATGCTCCCGTCAGTTTCATGGACGACGACGGCGCGCCGAACTGGTCGGACAAGGGCAGCGATCTCCTCTCCGACGTTGCCCGGGAGGTGACCAGAAGGAAAGGCAAACGGAGCGAGGCCATGGAGGAGGTCAGCGTGGCGCGCACCGCCAACCTGAGGCTGCGTTACCTTGACGATCTCGTCAGAGAGCTGGACGGTGACGTTGAGAGCCTGGACATGTCCAAGCGCAAGAGAACTCAGCAGCACGGCGACAATCGCGCGGCCGAAAATCTGCGCAGGATACTTGAGAGTGACATTCAGAATGACCACCCCGACGCCAACTCGACGTGGGATTTCGGGTGGAACCGCGTGTGGGAGCTGCCGTTGGAGAAGGGCGACGTCGTGAGGGATCTGGAGAAGAACATACTGGGCGGCATCATCACCGACGTGGCAAGGGATCTCATCGGAGTATCGGTGCGACATGGCTGTTGTCCCTGCGTGGCTTGA
- the LOC109766014 gene encoding uncharacterized protein isoform X2 has protein sequence MAAGARVPDLGSDFAQKMLHDLRRRRERLGFSGSPSSAAAASRDACSNSQKPSPSQRPQQAAAAPRSTRPEATTAPRSSHQQQPSTSNAVASAARPRRGRPVAADADARAIVPFQGGSAGDRKTEHAVVASSVDVQMAALALALSDGGKLRNMEVVARNGSVFFRQPDTARPGGGGGYLLPPPPSGGGTGTHAGEVAVGVQDLNDMLMAAYSSGGRRRPDDEARKKLFRGSMDMEEALSMLVMLQDASRYMEGSGSGLKGKENRKSSPATRSARIEEIVDEDSDAEQAKHASMQMVVHDKFQSHQSTDSSSLIQSGSSGSKINSASEGEKDGSKVRMPSVIAKLMGLENLPSSTSTTTKTVAERKGTERFVKPGAVPRMEIKADAMNRKLPIRIIASEKGQHKIVLAGEWKNSLTNFGESEMGAAALSNSSSHPAPGNNSRQGRLTMREVLRKMVADERIIHEDKTAAEEIKLQNSVDVGCRADSGKRMDFLKRFRKNSDNRPVKEEKHTAQVKSAEVEKKQATGMRRLLGRDGEAKSRKAREKVNKENLASAEAKAAGKNGKTDQVKYQGQSKHVDRQSKPRKPQNRREMQSETPSRKLENKKKSPMPEAGHMKKKPEYTVVTHTQQESEEHAKKNDTISSTKPADSVRGEDGMSEPLAMVVRSGTAAGAASLDQPAQNKTEGSGKPADSTHGEDGLSEPLAIVVRDSSTAGEASLDQPLQEVTEGSCDPTPTIPVQTVVMQASEDLKFLDQSAIAEINDERINPTPSESTQIPETFTEEEQHQQQQQQMIVKEQLTEDLKLLDQSAIPETNDESINNTPSEATQMPETFSEEEQQQQQQEQEQQTIVTPEAFTEEEEQQQQMIVREQLTEGSDDHTTASISSEKLQDQKTHVITCDSLTENQLLLMRLLVKDRYLLETAKAIVRVDAPVSFMDDDGAPNWSDKGSDLLSDVAREVTRRKGKRSEAMEEVSVARTANLRLRYLDDLVRELDGDVESLDMSKRKRTQQHGDNRAAENLRRILESDIQNDHPDANSTWDFGWNRVWELPLEKGDVVRDLEKNILGGIITDVARDLIGVSVRHGCCPCVA, from the exons ATGGCCGCCGGCGCCAGGGTGCCTGACCTCGGCTCCGACTTCGCCCAGAAGATGCTGCACGACCTCCGCCGACGCCGCGAGAGGCTCGGCTTCTCGGGCTCGCCGTCGAGTGCCGCCGCCGCGTCTCGGG ATGCTTGCTCAAATTCTCAGAAACCGTCTCCAAGCCAGAGGCCGCAGCAGGCAGCAGCTGCCCCTCGATCGACTAGACCAGAAGCAACGACGGCACCGAGATCATCA CACCAGCAACAGCCCAGCACCAGCAATGCCGTCGCCAGCGCCGCCAGGCCACGGCGAGGGCGCCCTGTCGCCGCCGACGCCGACGCGCGCGCCATCGTTCCGTTCCAAGGAGGCAGCGCAGGGGACCGCAAGACGGAGCATGCCGTCGTCGCGAGCAGCGTCGACGTGCAGATGGCCGCGCTGGCCCTCGCGCTCAGCGACGGCGGGAAGCTCCGGAACATGGAGGTCGTGGCGCGCAACGGCTCCGTCTTCTTCCGGCAGCCGGACACGGCccgtccgggcggcggcggcggctacctcctgccgccgccgccttccgGAGGAGGTACAGGCACGcacgccggcgaggtggcggtCGGGGTGCAGGACCTGAACGACATGCTCATGGCGGCCTACTCCTCGGGCGGGAGGAGGAGGCCCGACGACGAGGCCCGGAAGAAGCTCTTCAGAGGGTCCATGGACATGGAGGAGGCGCTGAGCATGCTGGTCATGCTCCAGGACGCCTCCAGGTACATGGAAGGGTCGGGGAGCGGGCTCAAGGGCAAGGAGAACCGCAAGAGCTCGCCGGCGACGCGCTCCGCGAGGATCGAGGAGATCGTTGACGAGGATTCAGATGCCGAGCAGGCCAAACATGCTTCCATGCAGATGGTTGTCCACGACAAATTTCAGAGCCATCAGAGTACAGACAGCAGCTCACTCATTCAGTCTGGTTCAAGCGGTTCCAAGATCAACAGTGCTTCTGAAGGTGAAAAGGATGGCTCGAAGGTGAGGATGCCGAGTGTGATCGCCAAGCTGATGGGGCTGGAGAATCTGCCTTCGTCGACGTCGACGACAACGAAGACCGTCGCAGAGCGCAAGGGGACGGAGAGGTTTGTGAAACCTGGAGCTGTGCCAAGAATGGAGATCAAAGCAGATGCGATGAACCGCAAATTGCCGATACGGATCATAGCTTCAGAGAAGGGTCAGCACAAGATTGTGTTGGCAGGGGAGTGGAAGAACAGCCTGACAAACTTTGGAGAGTCTGAAATGGGTGCTGCTGCACTGTCAAACAGTTCATCACACCCTGCACCTGGTAATAATAGCAGGCAAGGAAGGCTAACCATGAGAGAAGTGCTGAGAAAGATG GTAGCTGATGAGAGGATCATCCATGAGGACAAGACGGCTGCCGAAGAAATCAAACTGCAGAACTCTGTCGACGTCGGGTGCCGCGCCGACTCGGGCAAGAGGATGGATTTTCTGAAAAGATTCAGGAAGAATTCAGACAACAGGCCTGTCAAGGAGGAGAAGCACACTGCTCAGGTCAAGAGTGCAGAAGTTGAAAAGAAGCAGGCCACGGGCATGAGACGGTTGCTGGGGAGAGACGGCGAGGCAAAATCGAGGAAGGCGAGGGAGAAGGTTAACAAGGAGAACCTTGCCAGTGCAGAAGCCAAGGCTGCAGGGAAGAATGGGAAGACAGATCAGGTCAAATATCAAGGACAAAGTAAACATGTAGACAGACAAAGCAAGCCGAGGAAACCGCAGAATCGTCGGGAAATGCAGAGCGAAACGCCTAGTCGGAAGTTGGAAAACAAGAAGAAGTCACCGATGCCAGAAGCAGGGCATATGAAAAAGAAGCCTGAGTATACTGTAGTGACACACACACAACAGGAGAGTGAAGAACATGCAAAAAAGAATGATACTATCAGTTCTACCAAACCAGCAGATAGTGTACGCGGCGAAGACGGTATGTCGGAACCATTGGCAATGGTAGTGAGAAGTGGCACCGCAGCTGGAGCAGCTTCCTTGGACCAACCTGCACAGAATAAAACTGAAGGATCTGGCAAACCAGCAGATAGCACACATGGTGAAGACGGTTTGTCAGAGCCATTGGCAATAGTAGTGAGAGATAGCAGCACAGCTGGAGAAGCTTCCTTGGACCAACCTTTGCAGGAAGTAACTGAAGGAAGTTGTGATCCTACTCCTACAATTCCTGTACAGACTGTTGTTATGCAGGCAAGCGAGGATTTGAAGTTCTTGGATCAGAGTGCAATTGCTGAGATAAAT GATGAAAGGATCAACCCCACACCTAGTGAGAGTACACAGATACCTGAAACATTCACCGAGGAAGAACAacatcaacagcagcagcaacaaatGATAGTGAAAGAGCAACTAACCGAGGATTTGAAGTTATTGGATCAGAGTGCGATTCCTGAGACAAAC GATGAATCGATCAACAACACACCTAGTGAGGCTACACAAATGCCTGAAACATTTTCCGAGGAAgaacaacagcagcaacaacaagaacaagaacaaCAAACGATAGTGACACCGGAAGCATTTACCGAGGAGGAAGAACAGCAGCAACAAATGATAGTGAGAGAGCAACTAACTGAAG GCTCCGACGATCATACCACAGCGTCCATCAGTTCTGAAAAATTGCAGGACCAGAAGACGCATGTCATTACATGCGATTCTTTGACAGAGAACCAGCTCCTGCTCATGAGACTGCTGGTGAAGGATCGGTACTTGCTTGAAACCGCAAAGGCGATCGTCAGAGTCGATGCTCCCGTCAGTTTCATGGACGACGACGGCGCGCCGAACTGGTCGGACAAGGGCAGCGATCTCCTCTCCGACGTTGCCCGGGAGGTGACCAGAAGGAAAGGCAAACGGAGCGAGGCCATGGAGGAGGTCAGCGTGGCGCGCACCGCCAACCTGAGGCTGCGTTACCTTGACGATCTCGTCAGAGAGCTGGACGGTGACGTTGAGAGCCTGGACATGTCCAAGCGCAAGAGAACTCAGCAGCACGGCGACAATCGCGCGGCCGAAAATCTGCGCAGGATACTTGAGAGTGACATTCAGAATGACCACCCCGACGCCAACTCGACGTGGGATTTCGGGTGGAACCGCGTGTGGGAGCTGCCGTTGGAGAAGGGCGACGTCGTGAGGGATCTGGAGAAGAACATACTGGGCGGCATCATCACCGACGTGGCAAGGGATCTCATCGGAGTATCGGTGCGACATGGCTGTTGTCCCTGCGTGGCTTGA
- the LOC109766018 gene encoding protein AE7-like 1 — MTVGMINANPVVHERPERAAHPAHAALDALDVFDTVRDIKDPEHPYSLEQLSVLSQESVSVDDKLGHIQITFTPTVQHCTMATVIGLCLRLKLMQNFPPHFKIDIKVAPGSLANEESVNKQLNDKERVAAALENPNLRQLVDDCLCSDHPSSY, encoded by the exons ATGACGGTGGGGATGATCAACGCGAACCCGGTGGTGCACGAGCGGCCGGAGCGCGCCGCCCACCCCGCGCACGCGGCGCTCGACGCGCTCGACGTCTTCG ATACGGTGCGGGACATCAAGGACCCGGAGCACCCCTACTCGCTGGAGCAGCTCAGCGTGCTCTCCCAGGAGTCCGTCTCCGTCGACGACAAGCTCGGCCACATCCA GATAACCTTCACCCCAACTGTGCAACACTGCACTATGGCCACAGTGATTGGCCTGTGCCTCAGGCTTAAGTTGATGCAAAACTTTCCTCCGCATTTCAAG attgACATAAAAGTTGCTCCAGGATCTCTTGCTAATGAAGAATCAG TAAACAAACAGCTGAACGACAAGGAGAGAGTCGCGGCGGCCTTGGAGAACCCCAACCTCCGGCAGTTGGTGGACGATTGCCTCTGCTCAGATCATCCATCCTCATATTAG
- the LOC109766017 gene encoding pentatricopeptide repeat-containing protein At2g22070, which produces MRDAAALELHAGAPRTALADHCARLLRLCGAAANPGAGRAVHARAVKAGLLASAYLCNNLLSYYAAAGGGLREARRLFDEVPAAQRNVFTWNSLLSTYAKSGRLADARAVFAEMPERDAVSWTVMVVGLNRARRFGEAVEAFLDMVGDGLAPTQFTLTNVLSSCAAAEAGGAGRRVHSFVVKLGLGGCVPVANSVLNMYGKCGDAETARAVFEQMPARSVSSWNAMVSLDARLGRMDLALSLFESMPDRTIVSWNAVITGYNQNGFDAKALWFFSRMLRDSSSMVPDEFTITSVLSACANLRMVSIGKQVHAYILRSGMPCVGQVTNALISMYAKSGSVENARGVMDQAVVADLNVISFTALLEGYVKLGDMKRAREIFDIMSNRDVVAWTAMIVGYEQNGYNDEAMELFRSMIRSGPDPNSYTLAAVLSVCASLACLNYGKQIHCKAIRSLQEQSSSVSNAIVTMYARSGSLPLARRVFDRVRWRKETVTWTSMIVALAQHGLGGDAVGLFEEMLRVGVKPDRITYVGVLSACTHAGFVDQGRMYYQQMQDKHGIVPEMSHYACMVDLLARSGLLPEAQEFIRQMPVEPDAIAWGALLSACRVHKDADLAELAAEKLLSIDPGNSGAYSALCNVYAACGRWGDAAKAWKRRKDGGVRKETGFSWTHVRGRVHVFGADDTLHPQREAVYRMAAKMWQDIKKAGFVPDLQSVLHDVDDELKEEMLSRHSEKLAIAFGLLATPEGTTLRVMKNLRVCNDCHTAIKFISKVADREIILRDATRFHHFRDGLCSCKDYW; this is translated from the coding sequence ATGCGAGATGCCGCCGCACTGGAGCTCCACGCCGGGGCGCCGCGGACGGCGCTCGCCGACCACTGCGCGCGCCTCCTGCGGCTGTGCGGCGCGGCCGCCAACCCGGGCGCCGGGCGCGCCGTCCACGCGCGCGCCGTCAAGGCCGGCCTCCTCGCCAGCGCCTACCTCTGCAACAACCTCCTCTCCTACtacgccgccgccggcggcggcctCCGGGAGGCGCGGCGCCTGTTCGACGAGGTCCCCGCGGCGCAGCGGAACGTGTTCACCTGGAACTCGCTGCTGTCGACCTACGCCAAGTCGGGCCGCCTGGCCGACGCGCGCGCCGTGTTCGCGGAAATGCCCGAGCGCGACGCCGTGTCGTGGACCGTCATGGTCGTGGGGCTCAACCGCGCCCGCCGCTTCGGGGAGGCCGTCGAGGCGTTCCTGGACATGGTCGGGGACGGGCTGGCGCCGACGCAGTTCACGCTCACCAACGTGCTCTCGTCGTGCGCGGCCGCGGAGGCCGGCGGGGCCGGGCGGAGGGTGCACTCCTTCGTCGTCAAGCTCGGCCTGGGCGGCTGCGTGCCTGTGGCCAACTCGGTGCTCAACATGTACGGCAAGTGCGGGGACGCCGAGACGGCAAGGGCCGTGTTCGAACAGATGCCGGCGCGGAGCGTGTCGAGCTGGAACGCCATGGTGTCGCTCGACGCGCGTCTGGGGAGGATGGACCTTGCTTTGTCCTTGTTCGAGAGCATGCCGGACCGGACCATCGTCTCATGGAACGCGGTCATCACGGGGTACAACCAGAATGGGTTTGACGCCAAGGCACTGTGGTTCTTCTCGCGGATGCTGCGGGATTCTTCTTCCATGGTGCCGGATGAATTCACAATCACCAGTGTCCTGTCAGCTTGCGCCAACCTTCGCATGGTGAGCATTGGAAAGCAGGTGCATGCATACATCTTAAGGAGCGGAATGCCGTGCGTCGGTCAGGTCACCAATGCCCTCATCTCAATGTATGCCAAGTCCGGCAGCGTTGAGAATGCCAGGGGGGTGATGGACCAGGCAGTGGTGGCCGATCTGAATGTGATATCCTTCACCGCTCTCCTGGAAGGCTATGTCAAGCTTGGAGATATGAAGCGTGCAAGGGAGATCTTCGATATCATGAGCAACCGAGATGTCGTCGCCTGGACTGCGATGATCGTTGGCTACGAGCAGAATGGTtacaacgacgaggccatggagcTCTTCAGGTCAATGATCAGAAGCGGACCAGACCCAAACAGCTACACGCTCGCTGCTGTTCTTAGCGTGTGTGCGAGCCTGGCGTGCCTTAACTACGGCAAGCAGATCCACTGCAAGGCCATCAGATCACTGCAGGAGCAATCCAGCTCCGTCAGCAACGCCATCGTCACCATGTACGCGAGGTCAGGCAGCCTGCCATTGGCGAGGAGGGTGTTTGATCGGGTCCGCTGGCGCAAGGAGACGGTGACATGGACGTCGATGATCGTAGCCTTGGCGCAGCATGGCCTGGGAGGAGACGCCGTTGGCCTGTTTGAAGAAATGCTCCGCGTCGGCGTGAAGCCGGACCGAATAACCTATGTCGGCGTGCTCTCAGCGTGCACCCATGCTGGCTTTGTGGACCAAGGGAGGATGTACTACCAGCAGATGCAGGACAAGCATGGCATCGTGCCTGAGATGAGCCACTACGCGTGCATGGTCGACCTGCTCGCCCGTAGCGGCCTGCTCCCCGAAGCTCAGGAGTTTATCCGGCAAATGCCCGTGGAGCCCGACGCGATTGCCTGGGGGGCGCTGCTCTCGGCCTGCAGGGTCCACAAGGACGCGGACCTGGCGGAGCTGGCGGCGGAGAAGCTGCTGTCGATCGACCCCGGCAACAGCGGCGCCTACTCGGCGCTCTGCAACGTCTACGCCGCCTGCGGGAGGTGGGGCGACGCGGCCAAGGCCTGGAAGCGGAGGAAGGACGGAGGTGTGAGGAAAGAGACGGGGTTCAGCTGGACGCACGTGCGCGGCAGGGTCCACGTCTTCGGGGCAGATGACACCCTGCACCCACAGAGGGAGGCTGTCTACAGGATGGCTGCCAAGATGTGGCAGGATATCAAGAAGGCTGGCTTCGTGCCGGACCTCCAGTCGGTCCTGCACGACGTTGACGACGAGCTCAAGGAGGAGATGCTGAGCCGGCACAGCGAGAAGCTCGCCATCGCGTTCGGCCTCCTGGCCACGCCTGAGGGGACGACGCTGCGGGTCATGAAGAACCTGCGGGTGTGCAACGACTGCCACACGGCGATCAAG
- the LOC109766016 gene encoding uncharacterized protein At1g01500 has translation MGDGVAFEAARKIIMHPLYASRSSPWLDLKVFYVRVSNCVMDESAPDHLTLNHIPLSPDTVIEVNGRRSSMHTEFVSSSLRRDRIDKKTEEATYVSTDSIRMTGSVRFQVFDKNDLLLTGDLELCNANGVVGEPKSSSKKWNIKCHSSASSSGFLKGKMSTGPDSAHPVVEVYVAGTFSGTPIILTKTVQFISRRKSQMKLKLDSIPENEATELHTENSHGDSLKVSEFYDPKSESDVDMDYNSLYSRQDFLEGEDGELSWFNAGVRVGVGIGLGICVGVGLGVGLLVRTYQGTSRNFRRRLP, from the exons ATGGGCGACGGGGTGGCTTTTGAGGCTGCCAGGAAGATCATCATGCACCCGCTCTACGCGTCGAGGTCCTCGCCCTGGCTGGACCTCAAGGTGTTCTACGTGAGGGTCAGCAACTGCGTGATGGACGAGTCCGCGCCGGACCATCTCACGCTCAACCACATCCCGCTGTCCCCCGACACGGTCATCGAGGTCAACGGGCGGCGGAGCAGCATGCACACCGAGTTCGTCTCGTCGTCCCTCAGGAGGGACAGGATCGACAAGAAGACCGAGGAAGCCACGTACGTGAGCACGGATAGCATAAGGATGACGGGGAGCGTGAGGTTTCAGGTGTTTGATAAGAACGATCTCTTGCTCACCGGAGACCTGGAGTTATGCAATGCCAACGGAGTGGTCGGGGAACCGAAGAGCAGCAGCAAGAAGTGGAATATCAAGTGCCATTCGTCGGCATCGTCTAGTGGTTTCTTGAAGGGGAAGATGTCCACGGGCCCAGACTCTGCGCATCCTGTTGTCGAGGTTTATGTCGCTGGCACTTTCTCTGGCACGCCAATTATATTAACCAAGACGGTCCAGTTTATATCACGGAGGAAGTCCCAGATGAAACTGAAGCTGGATTCTATCCCTGAGAATGAAGCAACTGAACTACATACAGAAAACTCACACGGGGACTCTTTGAAG GTATCAGAATTCTATGATCCCAAGTCTGAGTCAGACGTGGACATGGACTATAACAGCTTGTACTCGAGGCAGGACTTTCTAGAGGGCGAGGATGGTGAGCTTTCATGGTTTAATGCTGGCGTGCGGGTTGGAGTCGGGATTGGCCTCGGCATATGCGTGGGCGTCGGGTTGGGTGTCGGCCTGCTGGTCCGGACATACCAAGGCACCAGCAGGAACTTCAGGCGGCGACTGCCCTGA